A genomic region of Planococcus kocurii contains the following coding sequences:
- a CDS encoding type I restriction endonuclease subunit R yields the protein MVHQARTQSEAQLENEMIEQLVGQGFERVSIPSVQALQDNFRTQINKLNEENLEGQALSDKEFERLLLKIEGKSVFESAKILRDKEIISRDDDSILYLKLFDTQNYQNNFLQVTHQTTVVGRYTNRYDVTLLINGLPLVQIELKRRGLHFAEGFNQIMRYRKGSYGGLFNFLQVFVVSNGVDTKYFANSDREPLKSLMFFWSDDANKRITKLDAFTASFLNPVMLQNVLSKYMIINETDKHLMVMRPYQIYAVERILHQTIEKEENGYVWHTTGSGKTLTSFKASELLAQQEDIKKVIFLVDRKDLDSQTMEEFNKFEKDSVDRTTKTGVLVKQLKDPNRKRIITTIQKMAHAVKTERYRDVMKLYENEKVVFVIDECHRSQFGEMNLLIKRHFKRAQYIGFTGTPRFVDNKSQDGRTTSDLFQDCLHTYLIKDAIHDGNVLGFSVEYISTMKGKEGIDDATKVPGIDQQELWLADTRIDMIARHITSIHSNKTHNKKYTGLLTAESIPAAIKYYDAFKKIDSGMKITSIFSFGTNEESVEGEEHSRHSLERIMEDFNQEFGSNHTTENFAAYFADVSKKVKSAQIDLLIVVDMFLTGFDAKTLSTLYVDRPLKHHGLIQAYSRTNRVEGPKKQYGNIVCYRNLKEETDTAVRLFSQTGDTETVLMKPYDQYLADFKDQLDQLLDIAVSPEAVDDLEGESKQKEFVISFRDLTRILTKLKTFVEYDFNQPDMGISEQTYKDFRSKYLLLYENDKNAKDKVSVINDIDFEIELMQTDKINVDYILELLRNTNFENKNERDAAVRRAIKEVNEASSDEMRLKRDLLLEFLQGVAPTLTNKDSIDQKYHDFENERRKREIQAMSEKVQVAEDRLEYFMKEYEYTGVSPDQEINDAIKAPFKEKRKRVQALKDFIYDNVRKYS from the coding sequence ATGGTACATCAAGCAAGAACGCAGTCGGAAGCGCAGCTGGAAAACGAGATGATCGAGCAACTCGTGGGACAAGGGTTTGAACGAGTTTCCATTCCTTCTGTCCAAGCGTTGCAAGACAACTTCCGCACACAAATCAATAAGTTAAACGAAGAAAACCTAGAAGGACAAGCGTTGTCTGATAAAGAGTTTGAGCGATTGCTTTTGAAAATTGAAGGCAAGAGCGTGTTTGAGTCGGCTAAAATTTTGCGTGATAAAGAAATCATTTCGCGCGATGACGACAGCATCCTTTACTTGAAATTATTCGATACGCAAAACTATCAAAACAACTTTCTCCAAGTGACGCATCAAACAACGGTAGTGGGACGTTACACAAATCGCTATGATGTGACATTGCTGATCAACGGCTTGCCACTCGTTCAAATTGAATTAAAACGGAGAGGTCTTCATTTTGCTGAAGGCTTTAACCAAATCATGCGCTACCGTAAAGGTTCTTACGGTGGTTTGTTTAACTTTCTGCAAGTTTTTGTGGTGTCAAACGGCGTCGACACAAAGTATTTTGCCAACTCGGACCGGGAGCCGCTGAAGAGTTTGATGTTTTTCTGGTCGGACGATGCCAATAAACGCATCACGAAACTAGACGCATTTACTGCGTCTTTCTTAAACCCCGTGATGTTGCAAAATGTTTTGTCCAAATACATGATCATTAACGAAACCGATAAACACTTAATGGTCATGCGCCCGTATCAAATTTATGCAGTTGAGCGCATTCTTCACCAAACCATCGAAAAAGAAGAAAATGGCTATGTGTGGCACACGACTGGGAGCGGGAAAACCTTAACTTCCTTTAAAGCCAGTGAGCTTTTAGCACAGCAAGAAGACATCAAAAAAGTCATTTTCCTCGTTGACCGAAAAGACCTGGATTCGCAAACGATGGAAGAGTTTAATAAATTCGAAAAAGACTCTGTTGACCGAACAACCAAAACCGGAGTGTTGGTCAAGCAGTTAAAAGATCCGAACCGGAAACGAATTATCACAACGATTCAAAAAATGGCACATGCCGTTAAAACTGAAAGGTACCGCGACGTGATGAAGTTGTACGAAAACGAAAAAGTCGTTTTTGTTATTGATGAATGTCATCGCTCGCAATTCGGAGAGATGAATTTACTGATCAAACGTCATTTCAAACGCGCGCAATACATCGGTTTTACCGGCACCCCACGTTTTGTCGACAACAAATCACAAGACGGCCGCACCACGTCAGATTTATTTCAAGACTGTTTGCATACGTACTTGATTAAAGACGCCATTCATGATGGCAACGTGCTCGGCTTTTCAGTCGAATACATCAGTACAATGAAAGGCAAAGAAGGCATCGATGACGCCACCAAAGTGCCCGGCATTGACCAACAAGAATTATGGCTAGCAGATACACGCATTGACATGATCGCACGTCACATTACAAGCATTCATTCGAATAAAACACATAATAAGAAATACACAGGCTTACTGACAGCTGAAAGCATTCCAGCTGCGATCAAGTATTACGATGCCTTTAAGAAAATCGATTCGGGTATGAAAATCACGTCGATTTTTAGTTTTGGGACAAACGAAGAAAGTGTGGAAGGCGAAGAACATTCGCGTCATTCACTCGAACGCATCATGGAAGATTTCAATCAAGAATTTGGCAGCAATCACACGACGGAAAACTTCGCTGCTTATTTTGCAGACGTTTCGAAAAAAGTGAAATCTGCACAAATCGATTTGCTGATTGTCGTTGATATGTTTTTAACGGGCTTTGACGCCAAAACCTTGAGTACCTTATACGTAGACCGGCCGTTAAAGCACCACGGCTTAATCCAAGCGTATTCCCGGACAAACCGTGTCGAAGGGCCGAAAAAACAATACGGCAATATTGTGTGCTACCGCAATTTGAAAGAAGAAACAGACACAGCGGTTCGGTTGTTTTCTCAAACCGGAGACACGGAAACGGTTCTTATGAAGCCTTACGATCAATACTTGGCAGACTTTAAAGACCAACTAGATCAACTACTCGACATTGCGGTTTCACCAGAAGCGGTCGACGACTTGGAAGGCGAATCCAAGCAAAAAGAGTTTGTCATCTCATTCCGAGACTTAACGCGCATCCTCACAAAGTTAAAAACGTTTGTGGAATATGATTTTAACCAACCGGACATGGGCATTAGTGAACAAACCTACAAAGATTTCAGAAGCAAATACTTACTGCTTTATGAAAACGATAAAAACGCCAAAGATAAAGTGTCCGTCATCAACGACATCGATTTTGAAATCGAATTGATGCAGACAGATAAAATCAATGTCGATTACATTCTTGAGCTACTTCGTAACACAAACTTTGAAAATAAAAACGAGCGTGACGCAGCGGTGCGTCGTGCGATTAAAGAAGTGAACGAGGCATCAAGCGACGAAATGCGCTTGAAACGAGATCTATTGTTGGAATTCTTACAAGGTGTCGCGCCAACGCTTACGAATAAAGACTCGATTGATCAGAAATACCACGACTTTGAAAACGAACGTCGCAAACGTGAAATTCAAGCGATGTCTGAGAAGGTGCAAGTAGCAGAAGACCGGCTTGAGTATTTTATGAAAGAATATGAGTATACAGGCGTATCCCCTGATCAAGAAATCAATGACGCGATCAAAGCGCCGTTTAAAGAAAAGCGTAAACGTGTTCAAGCGTTAAAGGATTTTATCTATGATAATGTGAGGAAGTATTCGTAG
- a CDS encoding DNA-binding protein has translation MVNLLDNVKSRPSDELIKNKRVKEYVQLMRIAEEVEREIKRRTNELGEDEKQEAFEVLSQEYNIPQYVTVRDAADIMGISPQMVRRHCADGKMSAQQTFEGSGKWQIETQQLMDKPNWERFIEKRARIKNQSVGLADEVLKNLQDEE, from the coding sequence ATGGTTAATCTGCTCGATAATGTAAAATCCCGACCTTCCGATGAATTGATTAAAAACAAGCGAGTAAAAGAGTATGTACAACTCATGAGAATCGCAGAAGAAGTAGAACGGGAAATAAAAAGAAGAACCAATGAACTTGGAGAAGATGAAAAGCAAGAGGCATTTGAGGTGCTGAGCCAGGAATACAATATTCCTCAATACGTAACTGTCCGTGATGCTGCAGATATAATGGGCATTAGCCCTCAAATGGTTCGGAGACATTGTGCTGATGGAAAAATGTCAGCTCAGCAAACTTTCGAAGGAAGCGGAAAATGGCAGATCGAAACGCAACAACTGATGGATAAGCCAAATTGGGAACGTTTTATCGAAAAACGCGCCAGAATTAAAAATCAGTCAGTGGGGCTTGCTGACGAAGTGCTTAAAAATCTTCAGGATGAAGAATAA
- a CDS encoding DUF4411 family protein — protein MKNNLDMENLKQYTIDTNVIRYDTNKTGAPDLKKAAKIFWRTIKEEVENGRAVILVPAEVVRELKVQSHTLTDNENSKTQKLLAHCHEISPSVSIELEHQIRVMSAYLRSKYKSDIGHPKMAYGGVSDARILYSAYYEDSILVTANIRDFLLYPFLFARHENRLYDLISNEFIQIPELVYAEVWQDDTFKKMFSHLGELEAALEDNN, from the coding sequence ATGAAGAATAATTTAGATATGGAAAACCTGAAGCAATATACAATCGATACAAATGTAATTCGATACGATACCAATAAAACAGGTGCTCCGGATTTAAAGAAAGCTGCAAAAATATTTTGGCGAACTATAAAAGAAGAAGTTGAAAATGGACGAGCAGTTATTTTGGTTCCGGCAGAGGTCGTGCGGGAACTGAAGGTGCAGTCTCATACTTTGACCGATAATGAAAATAGTAAAACTCAGAAATTGTTGGCACACTGCCACGAAATTTCCCCTTCTGTGTCTATCGAGTTAGAACATCAGATAAGAGTGATGTCCGCTTATCTACGTTCAAAATATAAGAGTGATATCGGGCATCCAAAGATGGCATATGGCGGTGTATCCGATGCACGCATTTTATATAGCGCCTATTATGAAGACAGCATTCTAGTTACAGCAAATATAAGAGATTTCCTGCTCTATCCTTTCCTGTTTGCTCGGCATGAGAATCGTTTATACGATTTGATATCGAATGAATTTATTCAAATACCTGAACTGGTTTATGCTGAAGTATGGCAAGATGATACTTTCAAAAAAATGTTCAGCCATTTAGGTGAATTAGAAGCAGCCTTAGAAGACAACAATTAA
- a CDS encoding LysR family transcriptional regulator, translated as MDIRLLRYFIAIAESSTFTKAAANLHIAQPSLSIAIKKLETDMGLILLDRSMREIALTKEGQILYEEAKKLVTHFEYVEKELKRLKAQGPMELSIGMIESAKFWIPKVLKSIKQEFPEVHIEIIEVLGLEDINRALNKFDIHFAITNQLISKREVKTLPIYREKFVVLLPPGHPLEAQPQISITDLNGEAFIIFKEGFQTRVDILNAFRQAGTKPNIQFEVERFETACSFVEEGLGVTFVPENYLKVSATSRYTIKPLKDPIAPRTVYLAFDTSRYLPPLVMRSMELIQEFFERVEGLGE; from the coding sequence TTGGACATACGCTTGCTTCGGTATTTTATCGCCATTGCAGAAAGCTCAACATTTACGAAAGCTGCAGCAAATCTGCACATCGCACAGCCATCACTCAGTATTGCCATTAAAAAATTGGAAACGGACATGGGGCTGATCTTACTAGACCGCAGCATGCGGGAAATTGCCTTGACAAAAGAAGGACAAATTTTATACGAAGAAGCTAAAAAACTGGTGACGCATTTTGAATACGTCGAAAAAGAGTTGAAGCGACTAAAAGCACAAGGACCGATGGAGCTGTCAATCGGCATGATCGAGTCCGCCAAGTTCTGGATTCCGAAAGTATTAAAAAGCATCAAACAAGAGTTTCCAGAAGTTCACATCGAAATTATTGAAGTGCTAGGGCTAGAAGACATCAACCGTGCATTAAACAAATTCGACATCCATTTTGCCATCACCAATCAGCTGATTTCAAAAAGAGAAGTAAAAACCTTGCCGATCTACCGGGAGAAATTTGTCGTGCTGTTGCCACCGGGACATCCGCTAGAAGCACAGCCACAAATTAGCATCACCGATTTAAACGGCGAAGCCTTTATCATCTTCAAAGAAGGCTTCCAAACACGCGTGGATATTCTGAATGCGTTCCGGCAAGCTGGTACAAAACCCAACATCCAATTCGAAGTCGAGCGCTTTGAAACCGCCTGTAGTTTTGTCGAAGAAGGGCTAGGCGTTACGTTCGTTCCGGAAAACTATTTAAAAGTCTCTGCCACTTCCCGCTATACGATCAAGCCGTTAAAAGACCCCATCGCACCGCGTACCGTTTACTTGGCTTTTGACACAAGTCGGTATTTGCCGCCGCTCGTGATGCGGTCGATGGAATTGATTCAGGAGTTTTTTGAGCGTGTGGAGGGTCTGGGGGAGTGA
- the hutG gene encoding formimidoylglutamase, which produces MYKLPTSEHWQGRIDSSTDPDSFRFHQAVQTQALTSLPAEPEAFAIVGFECEEGVRRNKGRLGAAAAPDQIRSKLASLPYNFDSCQKTFDVGNVVCEGQALEHAQQELGTAVCKLLEQAATPIILGGGHETLYGHYLGVREFAGKDAKIGLINIDAHFDLRQAEHPSSGTMFRQILESDTNAGYLCLGVQTFGNTPALFKTAELLGCKYMMADELTLSDMPNAAKTIDEFCAQYDVVLATLCTDSINAAAAPGVSAPSPLGLDPLMVCKLLRYIMSKKNVKSFDISEVNPSLDEQQRTVKLAAYLVAEVMDGFTMKHREEE; this is translated from the coding sequence ATGTATAAATTACCTACTAGCGAACACTGGCAAGGACGGATTGATAGCAGCACAGACCCAGACAGCTTTCGTTTTCACCAAGCTGTTCAAACACAAGCATTAACTAGCTTGCCGGCTGAACCAGAGGCTTTTGCGATTGTTGGTTTTGAATGCGAAGAAGGGGTTCGACGCAACAAAGGACGTCTCGGCGCTGCCGCAGCACCCGATCAAATTCGCAGCAAGCTTGCAAGTCTCCCGTATAATTTTGATAGTTGCCAAAAAACCTTTGACGTCGGCAATGTTGTTTGTGAAGGCCAAGCGTTAGAACACGCCCAACAAGAATTAGGAACTGCCGTTTGTAAGCTTCTCGAACAAGCAGCTACGCCAATTATTCTCGGTGGTGGACACGAAACCTTGTATGGCCATTATTTAGGAGTTCGAGAATTTGCGGGAAAAGATGCTAAAATTGGTTTGATTAATATTGATGCGCATTTTGATCTTCGCCAAGCGGAACACCCCTCGTCTGGCACGATGTTTCGGCAAATTCTTGAAAGCGATACCAATGCCGGTTACTTATGTCTCGGCGTGCAAACTTTTGGCAATACCCCTGCTTTGTTTAAAACGGCTGAGCTATTAGGTTGCAAATACATGATGGCGGACGAACTGACCTTGTCTGATATGCCGAATGCCGCTAAGACAATTGATGAATTTTGTGCGCAATACGATGTCGTGCTGGCAACGCTTTGTACAGACTCGATCAATGCAGCCGCAGCACCTGGTGTCAGTGCTCCGTCCCCACTCGGTTTAGATCCATTGATGGTTTGCAAACTGCTTCGGTATATCATGTCGAAGAAAAACGTGAAAAGCTTTGATATTTCGGAAGTTAATCCGTCATTAGATGAACAACAACGAACGGTGAAACTTGCCGCTTACTTAGTAGCTGAAGTGATGGACGGCTTTACGATGAAGCATAGAGAAGAGGAATGA
- the gltS gene encoding sodium/glutamate symporter, with amino-acid sequence MTLELNQVTTIFLAIAVFVIGSYLNSKIKILDKYCIPAPVVGGLLLAFILTTLRGFDVVNVTLDTSLQSLFMLVFFTTVGLGASFGLIKIGGRLLVIYWLACGFLALVQSAIGISLASLLNLDPLIGVMMGAVSMEGGHGAATAFGTTIEAMGVEGALSIGLAAATAGLVAGGLLGGPIVKYLINKNNLKSDEELELADSKSTSSFSHVAAPITSRVFMMQLFVLGFCMAVGSYLGEWFTGVTDFALPNYVSAMFVAVIVRNVLDKFNDSIIEMKTIGIIGDITLSIFLSMALMSIKLWEIADLALPLFLIIFVQVAFIALFGTFVLFRLLGKNYDAAVMVGGFTGHGLGATPNAMASMDAITSRYGHSQKAYLVVPIVGAFLIDVFAMPIILTTINMFS; translated from the coding sequence ATGACTTTAGAACTCAACCAAGTAACGACAATTTTTCTAGCAATCGCGGTATTCGTAATCGGCTCTTATTTGAATTCAAAAATTAAAATTTTGGATAAATACTGTATTCCTGCGCCAGTCGTCGGTGGATTGTTGCTGGCGTTTATCTTAACCACTTTGAGAGGCTTTGACGTTGTCAATGTCACCCTTGACACCTCTCTTCAAAGCTTGTTCATGTTGGTGTTCTTCACAACAGTGGGACTCGGCGCGAGCTTTGGTCTTATCAAAATTGGTGGCCGGTTGCTCGTAATTTATTGGCTAGCTTGTGGATTTCTTGCACTTGTTCAAAGTGCGATCGGTATTTCGCTCGCTTCTTTGTTAAACTTGGATCCATTAATCGGTGTCATGATGGGTGCCGTGTCCATGGAAGGTGGCCACGGAGCCGCTACGGCATTCGGAACCACGATTGAAGCAATGGGTGTTGAAGGTGCTTTATCTATCGGTTTAGCTGCAGCAACTGCAGGACTCGTCGCGGGTGGGTTGCTTGGTGGGCCGATCGTTAAATACTTGATCAATAAAAACAACCTCAAATCCGATGAAGAGCTGGAGTTGGCAGATTCCAAATCGACAAGTTCTTTCTCACACGTTGCCGCACCGATTACGTCTCGCGTCTTTATGATGCAATTGTTCGTCCTTGGTTTCTGTATGGCAGTCGGCTCGTACCTCGGTGAATGGTTTACCGGTGTGACAGACTTTGCTTTACCGAACTACGTCAGCGCGATGTTTGTTGCTGTGATCGTCCGAAACGTCTTAGACAAATTCAACGACTCAATCATTGAAATGAAAACCATCGGCATTATCGGGGACATTACGTTGAGTATTTTCTTGTCGATGGCGTTGATGAGCATCAAGCTATGGGAAATCGCTGATCTTGCGCTTCCGTTGTTCTTGATCATCTTCGTTCAAGTCGCATTTATCGCTTTGTTTGGTACGTTTGTCTTGTTCCGTCTACTCGGCAAAAACTACGACGCTGCCGTGATGGTTGGTGGTTTCACGGGTCACGGTCTCGGTGCTACACCAAACGCCATGGCCAGTATGGACGCCATCACTTCAAGATACGGACATTCACAAAAAGCGTACTTGGTTGTTCCGATTGTTGGTGCGTTCTTGATTGACGTGTTTGCGATGCCGATTATTTTGACGACGATTAATATGTTTAGTTAG
- a CDS encoding aldose epimerase family protein — protein sequence MEISQKLFGHKNNQPVTLYTLKNDRGFQVSCIDYGCVITEIITPDRNGKLENVVLGFDTFEEYENNPHFFGALVGRFAGRIKDGEFTLDGTSYQVAQNANGHHLHGGAQGLHAVIWESKVITSDQEAIIEFTYVSPDGEEGFPGNVSMTVRYCINNDRNQLVISYRATSDKTTLLNVTNHSYFNLSGNLKKTVLDHELTMASDYYLDVDEELLPTGNLVSVTEDSLFDFRRGKTIRQATTAEHTQTKLAGNGYDHPFLLNRAKQPAVQLTDAESGRTLMIETTEPAVVFYTGNHIGGPYTIRGTAAENQLGMCFETQGPPDSARHAHFPSSILGADEEFKSETTYTFSQIKR from the coding sequence ATGGAGATTAGTCAAAAACTGTTTGGTCATAAAAACAATCAACCGGTCACGTTGTATACCTTAAAAAACGATAGAGGCTTTCAAGTGTCTTGTATCGATTATGGTTGTGTCATTACGGAAATCATCACACCAGACCGCAACGGCAAATTAGAAAATGTCGTGCTGGGCTTTGATACGTTTGAAGAATATGAAAATAATCCTCATTTTTTCGGTGCATTGGTGGGTCGCTTTGCAGGTCGGATAAAAGACGGCGAGTTTACACTGGATGGAACGTCTTACCAAGTCGCTCAAAATGCCAATGGCCATCATTTGCACGGGGGCGCTCAAGGCTTACATGCAGTTATTTGGGAGTCCAAAGTCATCACATCAGACCAAGAAGCCATAATTGAATTTACATATGTCAGCCCAGACGGTGAAGAAGGTTTTCCAGGAAACGTGTCCATGACGGTTCGCTATTGCATCAACAACGACCGTAACCAGCTGGTTATTTCTTACCGAGCAACTTCCGATAAAACGACATTGTTGAACGTGACCAATCATTCGTATTTCAATTTGAGCGGCAATCTCAAAAAGACCGTGCTGGACCATGAACTGACAATGGCCAGTGATTATTATTTAGACGTTGACGAAGAACTGCTACCGACTGGCAATTTGGTTTCGGTAACAGAAGATTCGTTATTCGATTTTCGAAGAGGCAAAACCATCAGACAAGCGACAACTGCTGAACACACGCAAACGAAACTAGCAGGAAACGGATACGATCATCCGTTTTTATTGAATCGTGCAAAACAACCCGCCGTCCAACTAACAGATGCAGAAAGTGGTCGTACATTAATGATCGAAACAACTGAACCGGCAGTGGTGTTTTATACCGGCAATCATATTGGCGGCCCTTACACAATCAGGGGGACAGCAGCCGAAAACCAGCTCGGTATGTGCTTTGAAACACAAGGTCCACCAGATTCGGCGCGTCACGCGCATTTTCCTTCTTCTATACTAGGTGCAGATGAGGAGTTCAAATCTGAAACAACGTATACATTCTCTCAAATAAAACGGTAA
- a CDS encoding ROK family transcriptional regulator gives MRQGTFKWMKSMNKSIILNKIRKDGPISRAQIARDTNLTPPTVSSNVKELLEQQIVEEQELGESLGGRKPTMLVINNEAFTIIGVDAGPESIECIRANLAGKVLKRSKTKLQLPIDNDQFIAALKSCIASCLDSTDQVIGIGVAMHGVVDRATGTSLYAPNLGLANIPIKEQLEKEFGLEVKVENDARAMALGEYWFGNHGELASMLAVNIGSGVGAGVIIDGKLYHGATDIAGEVGHMTIDLHGEICECGNQGCLQTFVSGPAIARKATGQNLTAEQVFEQAVAGDESSIANFKAAGKALGVGLTNLIHIVNPEKIVLGGGVSKAQQFILPEVRQTIQASALTPAASATLVEISKLGDDATVIGAVTLLLVDVFELT, from the coding sequence ATGCGTCAAGGCACTTTTAAATGGATGAAATCGATGAACAAATCGATTATCCTCAACAAAATTAGAAAAGACGGGCCGATATCCAGAGCACAAATTGCACGCGACACCAATTTAACACCACCGACAGTCAGCAGTAACGTAAAAGAATTGCTCGAGCAGCAAATTGTTGAAGAACAGGAGTTGGGCGAATCACTCGGTGGACGAAAACCGACCATGCTGGTGATCAATAACGAGGCGTTTACCATTATTGGTGTGGATGCCGGGCCGGAAAGCATTGAATGTATCAGAGCAAATCTTGCCGGTAAAGTATTGAAAAGATCTAAAACGAAATTGCAGCTGCCGATAGACAACGACCAATTTATCGCGGCCTTGAAAAGCTGTATTGCAAGCTGTCTGGATTCCACAGATCAAGTGATCGGCATTGGCGTAGCTATGCACGGCGTGGTGGACAGAGCGACGGGAACGTCTTTGTATGCACCCAACTTAGGGTTAGCTAATATCCCGATTAAAGAACAGCTGGAAAAAGAATTCGGCTTAGAAGTCAAAGTGGAAAACGATGCGCGAGCGATGGCATTGGGTGAATATTGGTTTGGCAATCACGGCGAACTAGCGAGCATGCTAGCGGTGAACATCGGAAGTGGTGTTGGTGCCGGGGTCATTATTGACGGCAAACTGTACCACGGAGCCACCGACATTGCCGGAGAAGTTGGCCACATGACCATTGATTTACACGGCGAGATTTGTGAATGCGGCAACCAAGGCTGCTTGCAAACATTTGTCAGCGGACCAGCGATTGCTAGAAAAGCAACAGGACAGAATCTTACAGCTGAACAAGTATTTGAACAAGCTGTCGCGGGAGACGAGTCGTCTATTGCCAACTTCAAGGCGGCAGGAAAAGCGCTCGGCGTGGGATTAACAAACCTCATCCATATCGTCAATCCGGAGAAAATTGTCTTAGGTGGCGGCGTGTCCAAAGCACAGCAATTTATCTTGCCGGAAGTTCGTCAAACCATCCAAGCATCAGCCTTGACGCCTGCAGCGAGTGCGACGCTAGTAGAAATCTCCAAGCTAGGAGACGATGCGACAGTAATCGGCGCCGTCACTTTACTGTTAGTGGACGTTTTTGAACTAACATAA
- a CDS encoding galactokinase — translation MNRRELSQTFHEIFNTQELPRFFFAPGRINLIGEHTDYNGGHVFPAAISFGTYAVVRPRTDQHLRFYSINFPEQGIIECDLADLSYHANHDWANFPKGMIEFFIRSGFSIPTGMDILFYGDIPNGAGLSSSASIEMAMGVVLEGLFNLNIDRLLMIQLGQKVENQYIGVNSGIMDQFAIGKGKKDFAMLLDCQTLQFSYAPVDLKDHDIVIINSNKQRTLAGSKYNERRAQCEEALVDLRTELAINSLGELSSETFEQHKQLIKDDINRKRAKHAVYENERTLLALEELKRGDIRAFGQLMNASHISLRDDYEVTGAELDHITETAWTLPGVIGARMTGAGFGGCAIALVERAQIEPFKNRLTESYTAKFGFSPSFYEAKISDGAKELTEDF, via the coding sequence ATGAACCGCAGAGAGTTGTCCCAAACATTCCATGAAATTTTCAACACACAAGAACTTCCCCGTTTCTTTTTTGCGCCTGGGCGCATCAATTTGATTGGTGAACATACGGATTACAACGGCGGTCATGTGTTTCCGGCCGCTATTTCCTTTGGCACTTATGCCGTTGTGCGACCGCGTACCGATCAACACCTGCGGTTTTATTCGATCAATTTTCCAGAGCAAGGAATTATTGAATGTGACCTTGCCGACTTGTCTTATCACGCAAATCATGACTGGGCGAACTTTCCAAAAGGCATGATCGAGTTTTTTATTCGCAGCGGCTTTTCGATTCCTACCGGCATGGACATTCTGTTTTACGGCGATATTCCAAATGGCGCTGGCTTGTCTTCTTCTGCTTCTATTGAAATGGCTATGGGTGTTGTTCTGGAAGGGTTGTTCAATTTGAATATTGATCGATTGTTAATGATACAGTTAGGTCAAAAAGTTGAAAATCAATATATTGGCGTCAATAGTGGCATTATGGATCAATTTGCGATTGGCAAAGGCAAAAAGGATTTTGCGATGTTACTGGATTGCCAAACATTGCAGTTTAGCTACGCACCGGTTGATCTGAAAGACCACGACATTGTGATTATCAACTCCAATAAACAACGGACGTTGGCTGGTTCTAAATACAATGAGCGCCGTGCACAATGCGAAGAAGCACTTGTAGATTTGCGTACGGAGCTTGCGATTAATAGCTTAGGCGAACTGTCTTCAGAGACCTTTGAACAACACAAACAGTTGATCAAAGACGATATAAACCGTAAACGAGCCAAGCATGCCGTTTATGAAAACGAACGAACTTTGCTTGCACTCGAGGAACTTAAACGAGGGGATATTCGGGCTTTTGGTCAATTGATGAATGCCTCTCATATTTCACTTCGCGATGATTATGAAGTGACGGGTGCGGAGTTAGATCATATTACTGAAACAGCTTGGACTTTACCCGGTGTCATCGGTGCACGAATGACGGGAGCTGGATTTGGCGGCTGTGCCATTGCCCTTGTTGAGCGTGCACAAATCGAGCCGTTTAAAAATCGACTGACAGAGAGTTATACCGCAAAATTCGGGTTCTCTCCTTCTTTTTACGAAGCGAAGATTTCAGATGGTGCTAAAGAATTAACAGAAGATTTTTGA